A genomic stretch from Malus domestica chromosome 15, GDT2T_hap1 includes:
- the LOC103425043 gene encoding ferredoxin--NADP reductase, leaf isozyme, chloroplastic, producing MAAAVTAAVSFPSSKSSALPTRTSIISPDRITLKKVPLYNNNAGGRVALIRAQVTTTEPAPPAKVVKESKKQEEGVVVNKFKPKNPYTGRVLLNTKITADDAPGETWHMVFSTEGEVPYREGQSIGVIPDGIDKNGKPHKLRLYSIASSALGDFGDSKTVSLCVKRLVYTNDAGEIVKGVCSNFLCDLKPGSDVTITGPVGKEMLMPKDPNATIIMLGTGTGIAPFRSFLWKMFFEKHEDYKFNGLAWLFLGVPTSSSLLYKEEFEKMKEKAPDNFRLDFAVSREQTNEKGEKMYIQTRMAQYAEELWELLKKDNTYVYMCGLKGMEKGIDDIMVSLAAKDGIDWIDYKKQLKKAEQWNVEVY from the exons ATGGCTGCAGCTGTAACTGCTGCTGTCTCCTTCCCCTCCTCCAAGTCCTCCGCCCTCCCCACCAGGACCTCCATAATCTCACCTGACAGAATCACCCTAAAAAAG GTTCCTTTGTACAACAACAATGCTGGTGGGAGAGTGGCCTTGATCAGAGCCCAGGTGACCACCACCGAGCCTGCTCCACCTGCCAAGGTTGTGAAGGaatccaagaagcaagaagaagggGTTGTTGTCAACAAATTCAAGCCCAAGAATCCCTACACTGGCAGAGTCCTTCTCAACACTAAGATCACTGCTGATGATGCACCTGGTGAGACCTGGCACATGGTCTTTAGCACTGAAG GAGAGGTGCCCTACAGAGAAGGGCAGTCCATTGGAGTTATTCCAGACGGTATTGACAAAAATGGGAAGCCTCACAAGCTGAGGTTGTACTCAATCGCCAGCAGTGCCCTTGGTGACTTTGGAGACTCCAAAACT GTTTCTCTGTGTGTGAAACGTCTTGTGTACACCAATGACGCAGGCGAAATTGTTAAGGGAGTGTGTTCAAACTTTTTGT GTGACTTGAAGCCTGGGAGTGACGTCACGATCACCGGACCAGTTGGGAAAGAAATGCTTATGCCAAAGGATCCTAATGCAACCATCATCATG CTTGGAACTGGAACTGGAATCGCTCCTTTTCGATCATTCTTGTGGAAAATGTTTTTCGAGAAGCATGAAGACTACAAG TTCAACGGTTTGGCATGGCTCTTCTTGGGTGTTCCTACAAGTAGCTCATTGCTCTACAAGGAG GAATTCGAGAAGATGAAGGAGAAGGCCCCCGATAACTTCAGGCTTGACTTTGCCGTCAGCAGAGAGCAAACCAAcgagaagggagagaagatgtACATCCAAACCAGAATGGCTCAGTATGCAGAAGAGCTATGGGAGTTACTCAAGAAAGACAACACCTACGTTTACATGTGTGGTCTCAAGGGAATGGAGAAGGGTATTGATGACATCATGGTGTCGTTGGCCGCGAAAGACG GCATTGACTGGATAGACTACAAGAAGCAGTTGAAGAAAGCAGAGCAATGGAATGTGGAAGTCTACTAA
- the LOC103401068 gene encoding thaumatin-like protein 1: protein MASHQAFSSFLFLVCILQSIGVGYSATFTITNKCTNTIWPGILSNAGTDQLPTTGFALGPGESNTFSVPTSWSGRLWGRTLCSQDSTTGKFTCVTADCGSSAVECAGGGATPPATLAEFTLNGAGGLDFYDVSLVDGYNLPMLVVAEGGTGGNCTTTGCVVDLNAACPSELKVTASDEGVACKSACEAFGDPQYCCSGAYATPDTCKPSSYSQFFKTACPKAYSYAYDDGTSTFTCASANYIITFCPTPSTSVKSSNGQVPGAVDVSASLRNTMPNFVVMAVTVMAAAWRLPPLFDSL from the exons ATGGCTTCCCATCAAGCCTTTTCATCTTTCTTATTCCTTGTCTGTATCCTTCAATCCATTGGAGTCGGTTACTCGGCGACGTTCACGATCACAAACAAGTGCACCAACACCATATGGCCGGGCATTTTGTCGAATGCAGGGACGGACCAGCTACCCACTACTGGATTCGCTTTGGGTCCTGGAGAGTCTAACACGTTCTCTGTTCCCACCTCGTGGTCGGGTAGGTTATGGGGGCGGACGCTCTGCTCCCAGGACTCAACCACCGGAAAGTTCACTTGTGTGACAGCCGACTGCGGATCTTCTGCAGTCGAATGTGCTGGTGGTGGAGCCACGCCGCCTGCTACTCTCGCGGAGTTCACGTTGAACGGCGCGGGCGGGCTGGACTTCTACGACGTGAGTTTGGTCGACGGGTATAATCTTCCCATGTTGGTGGTGGCCGAGGGCGGGACCGGAGGGAACTGCACGACCACCGGGTGCGTGGTGGACTTGAACGCCGCGTGCCCCTCGGAGCTGAAGGTGACAGCGAGTGACGAGGGCGTGGCGTGTAAAAGCGCGTGCGAGGCGTTCGGGGACCCTCAGTACTGCTGTAGTGGGGCCTACGCTACGCCGGACACATGCAAACCGAGTTCTTACTCGCAGTTTTTTAAGACTGCATGCCCGAAAGCTTACAGCTATGCTTACGATGACGGCACCAGCACCTTCACCTGTGCTTCCGCTAATTATATCATCACTTTCTGCCCTACTCCTTCAACAAG TGTGAAGTCGTCGAATGGGCAGGTCCCTGGTGCAGTCGATGTCTCAGCTAGTTTACGTAATACGATGCCCAACTTCGTCGTTATGGCCGTCACTGTTATGGCGGCAGCTTGGCGGTTGCCGCCGCTGTTTGATTCCCTGTAG
- the LOC103425042 gene encoding cold shock protein 2-like encodes MAEERSTGKVRWFNDVKGYGFITPDDGGEDLFVHQSSIRSDGFRTVAEGETVEFFIDFGDDGKTKAVDVTGPNGAPLVGNKKETFGRSGGRGGGGGGFGFGGGWRGGDRRNGGGAGGDGCYSCGEPGHMARDCRQGSGGGGAGGGGCFTCGGYGHVARVCPNGTTGGGGGGGGGGGGCYKCGAFGHMARDCATGGGGGAGAGSGACYSCGAYGHMARDCSGGGGDSSARGGGRYGLSSGSGCYNCGEAGHFAKECANPPNPNA; translated from the coding sequence ATGGCGGAGGAGAGATCGACCGGGAAGGTGCGGTGGTTCAACGACGTCAAGGGCTACGGCTTCATCACCCCCGACGACGGAGGCGAGGACCTCTTCGTCCACCAGTCCTCGATAAGATCCGACGGTTTCCGCACCGTCGCGGAGGGCGAGACCGTCGAGTTCTTTATCGACTTCGGCGACGACGGCAAGACCAAAGCCGTCGATGTGACAGGACCTAACGGCGCGCCGTTGGTCGGTAACAAGAAGGAGACCTTCGGTCGCTCTGGGGGCCGCGGTGGCGGTGGTGGCGGTTTTGGATTTGGAGGTGGATGGAGAGGCGGTGATAGGAGGAATGGAGGCGGTGCCGGTGGCGATGGGTGTTATAGTTGCGGCGAGCCTGGGCACATGGCTAGAGATTGCCGTCAGGGCAGTGGAGGGGGCGGAGCCGGTGGTGGTGGCTGTTTTACTTGTGGTGGGTATGGCCACGTGGCAAGGGTCTGCCCTAATGGGACTACcggtggtggtggaggtggcggcggcggcggcggcggctgCTACAAGTGTGGTGCATTTGGGCATATGGCGAGGGACTGTGCTACTGGTGGAGGCGGCGGCGCTGGTGCTGGTTCTGGTGCTTGCTATAGCTGTGGGGCATATGGCCACATGGCGAGGGATTgcagcggcggcggcggcgatAGCAGTGCTCGTGGAGGCGGACGATATGGATTGAGCTCTGGATCAGGTTGTTATAACTGTGGGGAAGCAGGGCATTTTGCTAAGGAGTGTGCTAATCCTCCTAATCCCAACGCTTGA